The Brassica napus cultivar Da-Ae chromosome C7, Da-Ae, whole genome shotgun sequence genomic interval ATGTATATCTTGAATTGTTCACTAGGAGGAGAGCCTATTTTATAGAAACCAAAACGTTAACTATTCTAGAACGTGTATCTTTAAAAGTCGGTCAAAACGCACATCGGCAAGTTGGAAGTTggaaaattattgttttataaaaataaaatacaaatatgataCACAGACAAGTCTATATAGCAGCCAAATACTTGTGACCAATCAAACTAATGAATTGGTCAACTTATGCCCTCACCAGAGATTGGTATTTTGGTATTTGTTTAATGACAAAATAGATCAGAAtgtataaaaaagaaatattaattagCTGGGAGATTTCTAGATGGCATCACATGAAGGTCAATATAAATGGAGCAGAAATTGTTGACTCTATATGATTGATAATCTTAATGCTTCAACGTCAACGTTAACGCGAAAGTGGAGCAACGTCGACCACTTGTCTCTTTGTAAAAAGTCTCCACGCCTTATAAACAAACATCCCTACCATTGAGGGACCATGATCTTTTATAATGGCCATTTTCTAACTTTTTTATGGTGAGATGAAGTTGAGCTCTTGTGCATTGATAAGAACCTGTAAACGTGGAAACGTGATGAATCTGAACGAGGAACGATGCTTCTATATATCTATTTGGATCCAATTTAAACTGTTTGGTTCATAATAATTTGATGTTCATCTTTAGCAAAATATTTTAAGAGCTTCTCtttctaagagcatgattattggaggtTTTTAAAGTGAAATTCttatcggaatataagaacccgtcttttaacttttaactaaaaaagtaaaaaatcggctcttaaaactcttatttaagaacttgttcttaatttttttagttaaaagttaagagacgagttcttatattccgataaGAACCCCACCCTACACCCCATACTAAGaactccgggttaatcatgctctaaaaacccccaataatcatgctcatAGGTTTGTAAATGACCAACTTCTGTATTCAACATCGGATTTATTACACTCGAATTTGTATAACTATAATAAATAGTACATCATCATTACAAGTTTTACAAGGAGCACAATACATAATAAAGCAGGAAGAATGTACTCTATTCGACAAGAAGTGTGCAGAGACCCCAAATTGACAGAGAATGTTTGTTTTAAGGTTTGCTAATTGCAATGTATGGTTTGGTCATATCGTTTCCAATACAGTAGGTTTAATCATTTCTACCAAGTTCCTTATTTTTGGAATCAATTATATTCTATATAATCTAGTTTTGTATTTGCACTTCCCATAACTCTACAACGTTTTTTTTAGTTCGATATATCTATTTTAGGGGTGGCCACTTCTGTTATTTTCTcggttggttcggtttggtttggttagttCAGTTCTAGTATTTTTCCAACTGAAGTAAACCATAGTTTGTTTGATTCGGTTTGTGTTCTGTTCAGTTTGTATTCAGTTCGGTTTGTATTtggtttgatttgtttttttgtatcGGTTTAATTAGGTTATTCTTAGTTTAATTTGTCtaagaaaaattatgttttaaaacataaattatgtaaacataaactatgtgaactaaattcaatataaaactgaaacaaaaacatttaaaaagattacaaaattatataagaattaaaacaaatgaaagttaaataaagtataaaaaaaccAACATCATTAATAATGTTTCTTATATCATTAAATAGTCTGCAGTAAATCATCTTTAATGTGATATCATCAAAAAATCTGCAACAAAtcaataactattatatatttcataCACAAACTATacgtgtatatatttatatctttaCTACTTTCAACCCATGATTCCATTATCATAAACCTAGTATATTCTTTTCACATGAAGTTATTTAGAACTGACACCACAAAAAAGATCTGGACGTAAGAAAAATATGCAGGAAAGAGACGCTATGGAGAACAACTTTTGTGAAGTGattttgcgaagtgattttgccacatgtcttttctacaatcaatttaacaaaacaaatatgacatggctactgaaattgatgacatatcttatagcttaatatgacatggacaattgcatttaatgttaatttatatttctgataaacattttaaaatatggtaataactcatatattacatttaatgtcaatttatatttttgaaatttttattagaatatgggaataactcataaatcatcattaaaataaatatattcaaatatggcattataatattcgaaatataatttaattatatatttttaaattatacaattttattactaaaattttcaaaaatgtatacaatttttttagaaaattataaaaatttaatcataaaatcattattttcttatatatctacaaattttataaatattgtttaattttaatttttggtaattatgcaatttttacaaatttatttaatatatttaattaaaataaatagatagaaaaatctatctaagattataatttcaaatatatacatgcatattcttaaatatattttttatgtttaattaaatcaaatttatattaaaatattgatacgaaaaagaaaatttacaatattaataaaaatttattttaaaatataatttatatttatctgttaaaaaatattttaaagttttacatatataagaatataagaatacatacttttctatttttctgtaaatcaaatattttgatgattacatattaggttagaagaatatatggtaatgaatgaaaaatagaaaatatgtgggtttagtattagaattttattatattagtattactaatatttttaatttaaataattacaaaaacatatcgattttttggttcggttcagtttaaaaccgaaccaaaccgaacaaTTCGGGTTGGGAAAATCTTCAACCAAATGgtttgataatatatttttttttggtttgtaacgatttcggttcggttggtttggtttgaCTCAGTTTGGTTCGGGCTTTTTACACCCTATTCCATTCCATGTTAAGATAGGGTGAATCATTTCTCGATAGATCACTAATTATTTTACTATTCCAGATTAAAtataaaaccgaaccaaaccgaaccattcgggttgggaaaatcttcaaccaaatagtttgataatatatttgttttggtttgtaacgattttggtttggttggtTCGGTTTGACTCGGTTTGGTTCAGGCTTTTTACACCCTATTCCATGGAAATTCCATGTTAAGATATGGTGAATCACTTCTCGATAGATCActaattattttactattacagattaaatatatttaacacctaaatatattttaaataaataataaaaaaataaatgtattttgataacttaaataaccaaatcaaaattttaatcatttacaAATATACTATCATACCATCAGTAAAGCTCTTGTAGACATATGGACTTTTGGGCCTAGAGAGAGTTCAGAGGAGTCAAACTCTGATGCCCAACATCATCATGGGTCATATACAAACAAACCCATTATTGATGTTTGGAGATGGGCCATCAACAAATCTCCCAAATCATATTTGGAGATTAATCTGATTATTAACGGAATAAAACAGAAGACAGACAGacagaacagagagagagagtcatcAATCACATGGAAGGTTGTGGATAAAACAAAACAGCAACTCTCCCTCCCTCCATACACGACGACCCACACCCACACACACTCTCCTCTCAATCTTCTTCACTCACTGTGTTCTATATCAGAAGAATCGTAttcttcaaattaaaaaaaaaaaaaagtcatctATTTTCATGGAAGCTAGAAGACTCGCGATCCTCTGTTCTCATCTCAACCCAGCTGGTCCTAACCCGCCCCGAGACTCGATTCTCAGGGTTTCCGATTGTAGCTCCGGCGAAGTCAAGGCGGAATCATCTACTCTCCAAAACGACTGCGTTTTCTGCAAGATTGTCCGTGGCGATTCTCCATGTCTCAAGGTCTAAACTTTCTGTTTTCTTTCCAGTTCCTTACACATAGCAGAACTAACAAaagcctctcttttttttggggGGAAGCAGTTGTACGAGGATGATATGTGTTTGTGTATTTTGGACACGAGTCCTCTTATCCATGGGTAATCAAAATCTCATTCTACTCTTACCTTCTTGTGAGAAGAGTTTTGACTATTTAGTACTAAGACTATGCTTAAGCCCTCGAATTTTTGATTAGTGGATTGCATTATGAATATGCTTTTTTGCTTTATTGAATTCTAAAAGCtatcaacttttttttaataatctgtGGCATGTTTCAGGCACTCACTTATCATTCCAAAGTTACATTATCCAACTTTAGAGGAAACACCTCCCTCAGTAAGttcctctttctttctttctgttttttttttttttgctcaaggtttttgcttttttttaatatctgcTTTGTTGggaaatttttatttacatcAGAAAGTATGTATATGCGAGTGTATAAGATATTTGATTAAAGGTCTCCTCCAAGGAGCATGCAGGTAGTTGCTGCCATGTGTTCTAAAGTGCCTCTTATCAGTAACGCCATCGTCAAAGCTACAGACAGTGGTATGTTCTGTCTAATCTTCCAAAACATTCTGCATTTGGTTTAGCCACTTGTTGTTCTCATGTTCTTATGTATTCTTGCTATACGTTCGGGAATCTTTGAACATCTTAAGGTAGATTCGTCAATTAACCAAGATTCTGATTCTCGTTTGGTTACTGTTTCATCAGATTCATTTAACTTGTTGGTTAACAACGGAGCAGCAGCTGGACAAGTCATATTTCACGTAAGCAACATACTTACATTTCTCTTAATACCTGAGGAGTGAAGTTTTTGTTAAAacacttctctttctttttgcaGACACACATTCACATAATCCCGCGTAAAGAACGTGACTGTTTATGGACTTCTGAGGTACAAAACATGATCGAATCATCGAAACACTAGATTATGATAGGCTTTTATGAAAGTTGTCTGATTTGttggtgttttttttataacagaGCTTGCATAGACACACACTGAAACTGGACAAGGAAGCATCTGAATTGGCGTCTCGTGTTCGAGAACAACTGTGCAGACTTCCTGAAGAACAATTGGATCAGCCCTCATAAGTCCCCTTTTCAAGAGACATGTTGTTGTGAACTTTACAATTAGAATGTGCCAACACAAAAAAGTATATTCTGTATAGTTCATATTCAGCATCAtcttcattttatataatacGTTCTTCAGTCTGTTTGGTTAGTTTATCAGGATTCAAGCATAGAGGTACGTATAAAAGGTCattaagtaaaaaaaacaatcacgCAATAAAGAGTGTGTACACAAACCTTATCCAGTACAATTTTCAAAACTGTACTTCACCAAACCTACTTCTCCCAAAGTTTTGTCAACATGAGTCGTTAGGCAAATGTTACATCATTGTGTTTCCTAGATGTTAACCAATTGCATTCATACATGTACTGTACATGCATATCCATTTTATCCACAATTAATGTcgtaaaataacaaatatatattattttagtttcttTATCTTACTTGTACTTCTTGTTAACTTATAACCTATAAGACTATGAATGTTAGCGGCTGATCTATCTGTAACCAGCACTGCACAAATGAAGTCTACGCGTTGAAAGGGTTTTTACAGGCTGCGGAACAAGAGATTGCTATTATAGGTTAGATGTATTGGGCCTATAAATGTTCAAAGCCcaaatataaacaaaactaGGTGACACAAGACGTATATTTAGAGTCAAGAGTCGAACTCAAGAATTCACTAGAGAGCCATGCAGACGAAGCTCACGTCACctcatcaaataattttttatcatataAGAGTCCAAGATTTCTACTCAATCTTTTATTGTTATTGATGCAGTAAAGAGAGATAATGTTTTTTagtctttttattattaaaataatctaTAAGCAGTTAAATACTAGGTCGGTCTCATAACTTAACCCGACCAAATCCGAGAAGGCTGTGGAATTTAATGCCATTATTTACCAAGCGGCGGCATGAACTCTGCTCGTTCAACTTGATTTTCTTACATcgcaatatatttttttgtctccTTCCCCTCCCCCACCCCCACTTGTTGAGCCCAATGATTGTTTGATTGGTATATGTTAAATCAGGACCGGCTCAGTCCTATCTTAAGCtctgaagcaaaaaaaaattaatttctaaactattatttttctttaaaaaatctgataaatatatattttttttcaaaataccagaagtatttttgaaaataaatctatggaaataaaaaaaatactttcatataaaaaaaatttagacctcttttttatttttaatataaaaataatgtattttttaaaaaatcggatCTTTATCTATTAAGAAATAGAAGGACAATGGATTGGGCTCGGGATGATCGTACCGCTCGCCCCCTTATCTCAACCGGCCCTGTGTTAAATCTTGGTTTCTTTTAGAAAAAGAGAAGCTAAACTTACCAATAAAACAATGTATCAAAGCACAAATTGGTGATCAGCCATTTCCAGCAAAAAAAGAACGACAGAAATGTTGGATGAAGTTCAAAAGAGAATAGGAAATTGAAAGTCAAGTAAACAGGCATATTCGAAGATTCCAGATGTCAAGGAGAGCCTGAAAGAAATAATTAAGAGGTCTGAAAGAACACATCGGAGCGTAAAATACAACCAAGTCTATCAGAGATTGTTACAAGAGTTGTATCAGTTAATATCCAATGAATTAGCCATTGATGGATATTTCTCCCAATATATAAATTGGAGAATATCTAATCAATAAGAGATGCTTAATTAGTATTGTTccttcagacaaaaaaaaaaacgaacgaGACCGTCCGTGCTTGTGAACAATATAGAAAACACGTTTTAAAGAGAGCTTCACCAAGGCAAAGGACAAATCTTAAGGCAAAGAGAATCTTTACCAGAACCAGAAGAGATCAACGACACGACCCACCTTTGGTCGGAAGGAACCGACAGAGAAGAAAACGGTGAAGAATACGAAAATAAATAGTCACCTCCCAAACCCCTTATAGTAGACTTTCTTCAGTTGGCATTTTCAGTAGTTATTTTCTAGACGTTCATGTAGAATTCTACGTCGATATTTGTAAaacaatttacatatttattagcAATATCGCTCAACGTCAAAGGCCCGGCAACAACTCCTAATCTCCGGACGTTACGGTGCAGCACACAAATTGATATtgatttactatttttttaaaattaaatgattatagataaaaacataattaattgtttaatctTTGAACTATACAATACAACTATATAAACCCCGTTAACACCACTTGAGCATCTCCCTACCATTTACGCTCTTTCTTCTCCTCCGGCACACTCCAAACCTCATCTTGATGTGAACGTCTTGACTATTATATTACGTGGTTTAGTATCTGTTATTGTTTTCTGCATAACTTTTAGTATCTTATAATAGAATTTAGATCTCTGGTGTTTGATAAGAAACTGCGAGAATGGACAACGAGCTGTTTATGAACACAGAGCTTCCTCCACCGTCAGAGATGGCGATGCATTTTGAACAACCGTCTTCATCATCTGCGATGCTTAACTGGGCCTTGATGGATCCGAATCTCGCTCGGAACTCGCCGCCTCAGGATTGCTTCATGTGGGAAAAGTCAACGGAACAACAACAGCAGAGCATCTTCGACTCTGCTCTGAGCTCACTCGTCTCCTCGCCGACGCCGTCGAACTCAAACTTCTCCGGCGGAGGCGGCGACGGGTTCATTATCAGAGAACTCATCGGAAAGCTTGGTAACATCGGGAACACCTCCGGCGACATCTGCGGAGCTCCGATGAACGGGAACGTTTCTCACTCCGCCTCGTGCTACGCGACTCCGATGAGCTCGCCGCCGCCGATGATGAACAGAACGGCGCCGTTGACGGAATTCTCGGGTGATCCGGGGTTTGCGGAGAGGGCGGCGAAGTTCTCTTGCTTCGGTAGCCGGAGTTTTAACGGGAGAACTAACTCCGGCATCCCCGTTAACAACGGCAAGATCGTGAACTCCGGGAAACTGACACGTGTCTCCAGCACGCCGGCTCTCAAGGCCCTTGCTTCTCCGGAGTTCGCGTCTGCCTCTAGGCCGATGATCCCCGCCGGCGATTCACCTCCGAAACTCCCCGGAGAATTTTCCCGGAAGAGAAAATCCGTTTCCAAAGGGAAATCTAAGGAAAACCCTCTTCCCGCCGCTTCGCCGTCGCCCAGTTTCTCAaaggtaaatcaattttccCACGCaaagttactatttttcttTAGATTTTCCCGCAAAGTTTTGTACTTTTAACGTTTTTTCGAATAACCCAGTTCTCTGAAAAGTCATGCTTTTACATAAAAGTAATTAACTTTATGAATAATGTTCAATTTCTCAGACGGCGGAAAGGAAAGAAGTTTCAGAAGAAAAGGGagggaaaagaagaagagaggacgAAGGAGACGAAGAAGAAGGGGACAAAGGTACTAATGACACAAAGCCACCTGAGCCTCCTAAAGATTACATCCATGTTCGTGCTCGGCGAGGCCAAGCCACCGACAGTCACAGTCTCGCCGAAAGAGTAATTCTCTTTTACTTTGaccattttctttgtttttcagtaattaagatttaaattaaattagctATGCTAATTTATGGTTTAGTATGAGATTAGAAATTGGTCTGATTAGTGTTTTATTCGTGAGTTTAGGTTCGGAGGGAGAAAATTGGTGAAAGGATGAAGCTGCTTCAAGATCTTGTGCCTGGGTGCAATAAGGtaaaagaaattttaatttCGGATATGATTGTTGATTAGCATAATTAGGGTGATTAatgtattttcttcttcttttgtttataCGATGAAAGGTTACTGGAAAGGCACTGATGCTGGACGAAATTATAAACTATGTACAATCATTGCAAAGACAAGTTGAGGTATTATTATTAAAGTATTTTGTTAaagtattttgttttcttcatctaAATCTAATTAATTGTTTCATTAATCACCGAATATTAACTATTTTGCAATTAATCtctctaatattttttgttttaataattggCAGTTCTTGTCAATGAAGTTATCATCAGTGAACGACACCAGGCTGGAATTTAACGTGGACGCTCTTGTGTCAAAGGATGCTGTAAGTCACCTTAAACATTAACATCAATTAACAACCATTAATTATTATCATTTGAAATTGatagttatcatttttagtAGTACTTTTTTGTCGTTGTGTTAACAATACCTTTTTTCATTCGGCCCATTAGCATTAATCCTAATTACTTTTcgttaactttttaaaatttcttttagaaaggaacttttctttttttttctttcattaaaaatacaatctcatatttttataaattttgaatttcttcaGATGATCTCATCAAGCGGCAGCCGGGTGCATGAATCAGGACTCCGATTAGAGTCTCTAAGTCatcataattataataataattcacAGTTACATACCAATGTTTCTTCCAATAACATGATGCTCCATTCTCCTATGAAATCACTGGAACCCTCCGCCTTAGCCAGAGGCTTCACCCATTTACCAACACTCACCCAATTCACTGACACAATTTCTCAGGTTTCTAAATTATTCTTCaacttttgttcttttttttttttttttttctgatcaaagctttaacttttcttcttttgttccaTTTTAATATAGTAAGATGGTTCTAACATATCTTTTTGTCGTGTGTTTGTTTTCAGTACCAAATGTTTAGCGAAGAAGATTTACAAAGTATTGTAGGGATGGGAGTGGCACATAACCCCAACCATGAatctcaatctcaaaacatGAAAATTGAGCTTTGATCAACCAGTTTATTTTCAAGGTCTCAAGGAAgataataagaagaaaaaagattgGTGGGTGTACATAACCATTCCAATCTCTGTGATTTATTCATATACTCATCAGcatcatcatatatatacacatttatgaaagtaacatatttttacttttatcttACTTTACCCTTCTTAATcaaattatgtaattttctGTTCATCATTAGGGTTCAATTGTATTGTTTATCTTTGGATTCTTTTTGCTTTTCTGATTTGATATCATTGTAAGTTCATAATCTTCCACCACAATCCAAGATAATtaatctaaacaaaaaaactattttatattttagagttAAGTGAACGGCGATACTAACCCTAACTTGGATCCTATGCAAAAGTATTCCACATAATTATACTTTTTTGGTAGATTGAAATCAAGTTTACAAGAAATAGTATGTGATTATGTCCAAGTCTAGTTCTTTTACATCATACACTTTACGAAAAAGAACTTTCCGACAAATATCATGAAGCAAAAGTTATATTTTGCATGATTAATCAATTCGTAATAATGGACTGTAATCTGATAAACTTGATTAAGATGATTATTATCCTATCCTTAATTTCATACTTTTTATCTCTAAATTGGTCGACATCACTTTCATTCCTAGATTCTTGTTGATTTGATATTTGGTAATGTTAACCAGCTGTGTGCGGTGTTATGTCTTTATCTCTGGAGATAACTGTCTATGAAGTGGAGGATTGATTTGAAAAACACATTTATAATGGGGTTTTAATTGTTAGTTATGGAAATTAAATGGACCGATTGTGATTTTTAGGTGTATGTGTCTATTGAGAAAACGCAGAAGCTTCTCTTCCGCTCTTGTTTTCTTTTACCGGTGAAATCCTATAAACAATAAAGAATTCGATCAGCTAAATATACTTCTCTTATCAATAATTACGTTAATTACTCTAGTAGTAGCTCAATATtatgtaagttttattaaaattcatTATCAGATATATAAACAATATTCCAGAAGGCGTTAGGTACTAATAAGACTAGACATCTAATCTCTATTGATTGATCAACGACGTACATGTTCCATTTTCAGGAAAATGGTGGTTGATAGTTTGAGTATTACACAATCTTGCCTTGTAAGTTGATGTGATTTCAACCAAACGTAGTtggtttataagaaaattaactCTTTGGTATATTTTTAATCGCACAAAACGAGTAAGTAAAACAAGATTTTACACAAGTGTATTATAGTGTGTGTTTTCTTCACAATTTTGACGCGTGAAAGCTGGATAGATAAACACATTCATTCAATAACCAACAATTAATCATCTACAatgtaataataaaacaattatacGTATAATCGTGTCTGTTATATACGACGATTAACTGATGAATTCTTAGTGTGAAAGGGaattaaaaaaatcagcaaTCACATGGGCATGTATGGACTCTGATTCGTGGAATTAGCTCAAGGAATAATGATAATGGATTAAATTAATCACCAACTACTTTCATTATCATAATTGAGAAGTTGTTAATAAAAATCTCTAAAGTAAGTTAATAATCCTTTCTGCTTTTATTGGTCTTCAGTTGCAGCtttaattttacatataaaaaattacGGATTGAATTATTGAACATATATAGGAATAGGTTAGGGTGaattaatttgtttaatttactAATGctttaatatattgtatttgaaagctagaaaaaaaaagaaagaagaagatgctTTGAATGTGGGTGGTCTATATATTCTATAGTATTGGTATTATTGAAGAGTAGTTGCATCTCACTCGG includes:
- the LOC106348995 gene encoding adenylylsulfatase HINT3, whose translation is MEARRLAILCSHLNPAGPNPPRDSILRVSDCSSGEVKAESSTLQNDCVFCKIVRGDSPCLKLYEDDMCLCILDTSPLIHGHSLIIPKLHYPTLEETPPSVVAAMCSKVPLISNAIVKATDSDSFNLLVNNGAAAGQVIFHTHIHIIPRKERDCLWTSESLHRHTLKLDKEASELASRVREQLCRLPEEQLDQPS
- the LOC106348996 gene encoding transcription factor bHLH78, giving the protein MDNELFMNTELPPPSEMAMHFEQPSSSSAMLNWALMDPNLARNSPPQDCFMWEKSTEQQQQSIFDSALSSLVSSPTPSNSNFSGGGGDGFIIRELIGKLGNIGNTSGDICGAPMNGNVSHSASCYATPMSSPPPMMNRTAPLTEFSGDPGFAERAAKFSCFGSRSFNGRTNSGIPVNNGKIVNSGKLTRVSSTPALKALASPEFASASRPMIPAGDSPPKLPGEFSRKRKSVSKGKSKENPLPAASPSPSFSKTAERKEVSEEKGGKRRREDEGDEEEGDKGTNDTKPPEPPKDYIHVRARRGQATDSHSLAERVRREKIGERMKLLQDLVPGCNKVTGKALMLDEIINYVQSLQRQVEFLSMKLSSVNDTRLEFNVDALVSKDAMISSSGSRVHESGLRLESLSHHNYNNNSQLHTNVSSNNMMLHSPMKSLEPSALARGFTHLPTLTQFTDTISQYQMFSEEDLQSIVGMGVAHNPNHESQSQNMKIEL